In Fulvia fulva chromosome 10, complete sequence, a single window of DNA contains:
- a CDS encoding Transcriptional regulator HMO1, whose product MDQYPPLDMAQPSPYPTGEKISVIVDKDKFVHTRNALTNAFVGLSGAIDTAVKAYVAHTNAVLDEGSTLDVSYLMQPFNNINNVAQLAHQVLQNGNGAMPIPGNVWPNGNIPQGFNADGSKKKRQYKPRDPNAPKRPLTAYFRYLQEMRPKIAAEVQARGPPADGNKAGDISKIATERWNSLPAGEQAPYRAAYKKEMVNYDEAVKQYKAQGGEVGEGEEDAAAEDDDEVPSPSGPVTVKAGADEEEEDDDDSSDDSDDSSEEESEDEPAQPAPPPVKAEAVKKTPKARKTAKVSVPKQRKGAYNQVMQCIVCHAVLPSNAIADHILNHQHQAGADPVAPTPQQLSSLQVNGFAPPAAEMAALSSSPTRKRKADPTPGDGEKKKKGRKSNADKAAEAAATPSSQLVPESSEKLKKEKKEKKKRKPEAAA is encoded by the exons ATGGATCAATATCCGCCGCTCGACATGGCGCAGCCTTCGCCGTACCCCACTGGTGAGAAGATCAGCGTCATCGTCGACAAGGACAAGTTTGTGCACACGCGCAATGCT CTCACCAACGCCTTCGTCGGGCTCTCTGGCGCCATCGACACAGCCGTCAAGGCCTATGTCGCCCACACCAATGCCGTCCTCGACGAAGGAAGCACGCTCGACGTCAGCTACTTGATGCAACCGTTCAACAACATCAACAACGTCGCCCAGCTCGCCCACCAAGTTCTTCAAAATGGCAATGGCGCAATGCCCATCCCCGGCAACGTGTGGCCGAACGGCAACATCCCACAAGGCTTCAATGCCGACGGCAGCAAGAAGAAACGCCAGTACAAGCCACGCGACCCAAACGCCCCGAAGCGTCCTCTGACCGCCTACTTCCGCTACCTGCAAGAGATGCGCCCCAAGATCGCCGCAGAAGTCCAGGCTAGGGGACCGCCTGCAGACGGTAACAAAGCTGGTGACATCTCGAAGATCGCTACCGAGCGCTGGAACAGCCTTCCCGCCGGAGAGCAAGCCCCGTACCGCGCTGCGTACAAGAAAGAGATGGTCAACTACGACGAAGCAGTCAAGCAATACAAAGCACAAGGCGGTGAGGTTGGCGAAGGCGAAGAGGACGCAGCTGCCGAAGATGACGACGAGGTACCTTCCCCTTCAGGCCCTGTCACTGTCAAGGCAGGCGCGGACGAGGAAGAGGAAGATGACGATGACTCCAGCGACGATAGCGACGACTCGAGTGAGGAGGAGTCGGAAGACGAGCCAGCGCAACCCGCGCCGCCGCCGGTGAAGGCGGAAGCCGTGAAGAAGACACCCAAGGCAAGGAAGACGGCCAAAGTGAGTGTGCCCAAGCAGAGGAAAGGCGCGTACAACCAAGTGATGCAATGCATCGTTTGCCATGCCGTCCTTCCGAGCAACGCTATTGCCGATCACATACTAAACCATCAACATCAGGCAGGAGCAGACCCGGTCGCACCTACCCCACAGCAACTCAGCAGTCTGCAGGTGAATGGCTTCGCACCACCTGCTGCTGAGATGGCTGCGCTTTCCTCATCGCCGACTCGCAAACGTAAGGCGGATCCTACGCCAGGCGAcggcgagaagaagaagaagggaAGAAAGTCGAACGCCGACAAGGCTGCTGAAGCGGCTGCAACACCGTCTTCACAGCTCGTGCCAGAGTCGAGCGAGAAGCTGAAGAAGGAAAAGAAG gagaagaagaagcgcAAGCCCGAGGCAGCGGCCTGA
- a CDS encoding Urease, giving the protein MQLAPKEIATQIDKLLISQIGTLAQRRLARGVRLNHTEALGLIASVLHELIRDGEYTVADLMSIGTTLLGRRHVLPSVPHTLMEMMVEGTFRNGTYLVTIHNPIATDDGNLERALYGSFLPIPGLGKFPWPPVEGLEAWKGGKMPGAVVAVKGTASRIHLNVGRRRIRMKVTSKGDRPIQVGSHYHFIETNPKLEFDRLRAKGMRLDIPAGTSIRFEPGDMKTVTLVEISGNRIIAGGNDVAPGDVKDLEGVSGEEDAGIMHRLREGGFLNVEQPDADQILDPYSMPREDYIAMFGPTTGDRIRLGPTDLWIKVERDMTVYGDECSFGGGKTIRDGMGQASGRRDAECLDTVITNALIVDWTGIYKADIGIKNGLIVGIGKAGNPDVMQGVDPALVIGAATDVIAGEHKIITAGGFDSHIHLICPQQAYEAIASGITTFLGGGTGPSTSSNATTCTPSTTMIKQMLQACDSLPINIGITGKGNDASPIPLRDQVEAGVCGLKLHEDWGSTPKAIDSCLSVCDDFDIQCLIHTDTLNESGFVETTVAAFKHRTIHTYHTEGAGGGHAPDIISVVEHPNVLPSSTNPTRPYTANTLDEHLDMLMVCHHLSRNIPEDVAFAESRIRAETIAAEDVLHDLGAISMMSSDSQAMGRCGEVVGRTWNTAHKNKVQRGFLPEDEGTDADNFRVKRYVSKYTINPAIAQGMGHLIGSVEVGKLADLVLWDPANFGAKPAQVVKGGMISWSQMGDPNASIPTVEPVFMRPMFGALNPCTTVTWVSQASLGKVRKEYGLKSRVEAVKGCRTIGKGDMKFNDLMPRMKVDAERYTVEADGKICTAEPAETLPLSQGYFVF; this is encoded by the exons ATGCAGTTGGCACCGAAGGAG ATCGCAACACAGATAGATAAGCTCCTCATATCCCAAATCGGCACCCTCGCACAACGACGCCTGGCTCGCGGCGTACGACTCAACCATACCGAAGCACTGGGCCTCATCGCGAGCGTCCTACACGAGTTGATAAGAGATGGCGAATACACCGTGGCAGACCTCATGTCCATCGGTACAACGCTGTTGGGGCGCAGGCATGTCCTGCCCAGCGTTCCACATACCTTGATGGAGATGATGGTGGAGGGCACGTTCAGGAATGGGACATATCTAGTGACAATTCATAACCCTATCGCGACGGATGATGGGAATTTGGAGAGGGCGTTGTATGGGAGTTTCCTGCCGATCCCTGGGCTGGGGAAGTTTCCGTGGCCGCCGGTTGAGGGGTTGGAGGCGTGGAAGGGGGGAAAGATGCCCGGGGCGGTGGTTGCGGTGAAGGGGACTGCGAGTAGGATTCATCTTAATGTTGGGAGGAGAAGGATCAGGATGAAGGTAACGAGTAAAGGAGATCGCCCGATTCAGGTGGGAAGTCATTACCATTTCATTGAGACGAATCCGAAGCTGGAGTTTGATCGGTTGAGGGCCAAGGGCATGCGGTTGGATATTCCTGCGGGTACGTCGATTCGGTTTGAGCCGGGGGATATGAAGACTGTGACGCTGGTGGAGATTTCGGGGAATCGGATTATTGCGGGTGGGAATGATGTTGCTCCGGGGGATGTTAAGGATTTGGAAGGTGTGTCTGGCGAAGAGGATGCGGGTATCATGCATAGGTTGCGAGAGGGTGGGTTTTTGAATGTTGAGCAGCCAGACGCTGATCAGATTCTGGACCCGTACTCGATGCCGCGAGAAGACTACATTGCCATGTTTGGACCCACAACTGGTGATCGCATCCGTCTTGGACCGACAGACCTCTGGATCAAGGTCGAGCGCGACATGACTGTCTACGGCGACGAATGCTCCTTCGGCGGAGGCAAGACTATCCGTGATGGTATGGGTCAAGCCAGTGGTCGCCGCGACGCGGAATGTCTAGACACTGTCATAACCAACGCCCTTATTGTCGACTGGACGGGGATCTACAAAGCAGACATTGGCATCAAGAATGGTCTTATCGTTGGAATCGGCAAAGCAGGCAACCCAGATGTGATGCAAGGCGTAGACCCTGCTCTCGTAATTGGTGCAGCGACGGATGTTATTGCCGGTGAGCATAAGATCATCACAGCTGGTGGGTTTGATAGTCACATCCACCTCATCTGCCCACAGCAAGCCTACGAAGCCATCGCCTCCGGCATCACCACCTTCCTCGGCGGCGGCACAGGTCCCAGCACGAGTAGTAATGCAACAACCTGCACCCCCAGCACCACCATGATCAAACAAATGCTCCAAGCCTGCGACTCCCTCCCCATCAACATCGGCATAACCGGCAAAGGCAACGACGCCTCCCCCATCCCCCTCCGCGACCAAGTCGAAGCAGGAGTCTGCGGCCTCAAACTCCACGAAGACTGGGGCTCCACGCCCAAAGCCATCGATTCCTGTCTAAGCGTCTGCGACGACTTCGACATCCAATGCCTCATCCACACCGACACGCTCAACGAATCCGGCTTCGTCGAAACCACCGTCGCAGCCTTCAAGCACCGCACAATCCACACCTACCACACCGAAGGCGCCGGCGGCGGCCACGCCCCGGACATCATCAGCGTGGTGGAACACCCCAACGTCTTACCGTCGTCTACCAACCCGACGAGGCCGTATACGGCCAACACGCTCGATGAGCATTTGGATATGTTAATGGTGTGTCACCATTTGAGTCGGAATATTCCAGAGGATGTGGCGTTTGCGGAGAGCAGGATTCGGGCGGAGACGATTGCGGCTGAGGATGTGTTGCATGATTTGGGCGCGATTTCGATGATGAGTAGTGATTCTCAGGCTATGGGGAGGTGTGGGGAGGTTGTGGGGAGGACGTGGAATACGGCGCATAAGAATAAG GTTCAACGAGGTTTCCTCCCTGAAGATGAAGGCACGGATGCTGATAATTTTCGCGTCAAGAGGTATGTTAGTAAGTACACCATCAACCCTGCCATCGCGCAGGGTATGGGCCACCTCATCGGCTCTGTCGAAGTGGGCAAACTCGCAGATCTCGTGCTGTGGGATCCTGCCAACTTCGGCGCGAAACCGGCCCAAGTCGTCAAGGGGGGGATGATTTCTTGGTCGCAGATGGGGGATCCGAATGCTAGTATTCCGACGGTGGAGCCGGTGTTTATGAG ACCAATGTTCGGCGCCCTCAACCCCTGCACGACCGTAACGTGGGTCAGCCAGGCGAGCTTGGGCAAAGTTAGGAAGGAGTATGGATTGAAGAGTAGGGTTGAGGCGGTCAAGGGGTGTAGAACGATTGGGAAGGGGGATATGAAGTTCAATGACTTGATGCCGAGGATGAAGGTTGATGCGGAGAGATAT ACTGTCGAGGCTGATGGAAAGATTTGTACGGCGGAGCCGGCGGAGACGTTGCCGTTGAGTCAGGGGTATTTTGTCTTCTGA